DNA sequence from the Sphingomonas bisphenolicum genome:
CATAAGCGACGACCGCCGCCACTTCGGCCTTGTCGCCCAGCACCACGCCGACGCGCTGGTGCAGGCCGGTAGCGGCAACGTCCATGATGGGCATGAAGCCGTCGCTCGACGCGCCGCCCGCCTGCTCGATCAAATAGCTCATCGGATTGGCTTCATACATCAGGCGCAACTTGGCCTTGCCCGGATTGCGGTGGTCATAGGGGTACATGAAGATGCCACCGCGCTTCAGGATGCGATGCACGTCGGCCACCATGGAGGCGGTCCAGCGCATGTTGTAATCCTTGCCGCACGGCCCCGCGCCACCCGCGACGCGCTCGTCGATATAGCGGGTGATGGCGGGCGACCATTGGCGGCGGTTGGACATGTTGATCGCGAACTCGCACTTGCCCTGGGGCATCTTCATGTCCGGGTCGGTCATGACCCAGCTTCCCACTTCGCGGTCGAGCGTGAATTCGAACACGCCGGTGCCGACGCTGAGCACCAGCAGCGTCTGCGGCCCGTAGATGGCGTAGCCCGCAGCGACCTGCTGACGGCCGTCCTGGAGGAAATCC
Encoded proteins:
- a CDS encoding class 1 fructose-bisphosphatase, whose product is MSRTTLTRFLIEQQRNANVLPGELRLLIETVARACKTISHAVSKGALGEVLGSLDSENVQGEVQKKLDVIANELLLDANEWGGHLAAMASEEMETIHLIPNRYPKGEYLLLFDPIDGSSNIDVDLSVGTIFSVLKAPDACAGRQVTEEDFLQDGRQQVAAGYAIYGPQTLLVLSVGTGVFEFTLDREVGSWVMTDPDMKMPQGKCEFAINMSNRRQWSPAITRYIDERVAGGAGPCGKDYNMRWTASMVADVHRILKRGGIFMYPYDHRNPGKAKLRLMYEANPMSYLIEQAGGASSDGFMPIMDVAATGLHQRVGVVLGDKAEVAAVVAYGKEMETA